The following nucleotide sequence is from Salvia splendens isolate huo1 chromosome 2, SspV2, whole genome shotgun sequence.
aaccaggctagaattcgacttacttctttttgtttgttcttcacgcttgaggacaagcatgtggtaagtgtgagcagtttgataagccgtattctaggccttggttactggtcagtatgatgtgcataattgattatatctgcaaaacagttgctcaaagtgtgcaggttaagagttctagccagtaggcaaagcttcagatacttcaggtgaaaagggcgtcagaacgattacatacttaccagtatgcatgcaaaaatggctcgagatggagaagaaggatagctgggactgatcaaccacaattaagggcaaagaagtcatctcgccacgaggttttaccctaaaatcaaggaaaagcctccctataaaaagaagccacttggagagagagagggggcactcattcatcatcatcactcttaggtagaattctctcggtagttcagtccttcaggtccagagtctcattcctcgccacaaccatggtcacttgaagatcgtcagttcgccggagttccattctctcgttccagtcagcacgatcgtagttagcagttccatcgtCCGGAGTGgaaaaaacaatctttatttttttctagttaatcttgtttgttttctctacgttggatctttctcatttccagtattttgctattttgaagtcttggttgtgatccaaacatttctaaatgctatgaagttgttttccagtatcggttcatgtttgttttcgcttctttctgcctagatagcttagatctagctgttacggtaattttccagtgtggaatcgcatgttttaacttctgtagttaatctctctgagtttgcaagtctagatagctgttagattttagatctgaattagttaagtgtgaaaacccagtttacgtgatttctgccaccctgcatgttgaccagtaagcataattgcagtttcagtgttcgatcttttgattcgaagttttaattgtagatctgagctgtgaagtttgttaatctgtgtttctcgttcatggaatttgagattgttgatctgagtttattcatgttgaagaagataatatccacatccaagtttgggactacttttacttttttagttacttttgttTTTGTCCATTacttttttctaccttttcagctggtaccctacagatctgtcagtctagtcacctaactacctcttttcctctgatattctgtttaatcttttatagtaaactagtactttccatatacttcctgaaaaccatATTTCCCGCTTTCCACGTACATAgccgcctgtccaacacctttcccacttcctagtcagtagagtaccaccttaaattccagtctagataagtctcaacccaaagcgtggtagctaaccaaacctttccagaatatcaccacaattcccaaaacgcattcatctctgtgggattcgacccctaccttcactatactacccagtagaagagggttgaggaattattgatatcAGGTTCAGGtttagcagggacttccatactgatcagtaggatacaccatttgcttgaaacgacacctgcacaaacctgctctttcaaatgtatcgaaatttttatggatgattttACAGTTTATGGGAATTTCTTCGAATCCTGCTTGGCCAACCTAGATCTGGTATTGCGGAGATGCCAAGAGAAGAATTTGGTGCTGAATTTTTGtaaaatgccactttatggtgcCAGAGGGAATTGCCTGGGCCATGTGGTGTCGGAGAAAGGTATTCAGGTGGACAAGGCAAATGTAGACGTAATTTCAAGGCTTCCTTATCCTACAAATCAGAAGGAAGTGAGGGGATTTTTAGGCCATGCCGGTTTCTACAGAAGGTTCATCAAAAACTTTGCAAAAATCGCACAGCCACTTACCCGCCTCCTGCAAAATGATGTGGACTTCATCTTTGACGAGGCATGTCAAGGGGCCTTCCAACTCCTGAAGGATAAGCTTGTATCAGCCCCGATAATCTGAGCTCCGGACTAGAATCACCCcttcgaggtgatgtgcgatgccaGTGATTCCGCAGTCAGAGCAGTGCtgggtcaaagaattgatggaaaGAGCTACGTAATTTTCTACGCCTCGAAGActctcaaccaggcccagaagaaTTACGATACCACAGAGAAAGATATACTAGTTGTTGTGTTTTCATTTGAGAAGTTCCGACCATATTtacttgggtcgagggtgatagtgtTCACTGATCATGCCGCTATTAAGTACCTGTTGGCGAAGAAGGAATCTAAGCCAAGACTAATCCGATAGGTGTTGTTACTataagaatttgattgggaagtgggGGACAAGAAGGGGACCGATAACAAAGTGGCCGATCACCtaagcaggatatttcaaggagACACGGAGGAAGCTATATctgatgcattccccgaggaacatctCTACTATGTCGGGGGATCCTCTCGACCTATTAGTTGGGAGAAGGTGTTGGCAGTATCCGGTCCAGGAGATTCGGACAAAGGGAAGTATCAGTTGAATGCAGAACCTTGTTTCGCAGACCTGGAAAACTACTTAGTCATAGGAGAGCTGCCCAGTACACCAGagatttcccgggcccagaggatgaaAATTAGGaggaggccaagtactatttttgggatgatCCTTACCGTTAGAGGATGGGTTCAGGCCATGTGTTTAGAAGGTGTATTCCagaatgggaacagagggacGTGTTGGACCATTGTCTTGCATTGGCATGTGGTGGGCATTTAGGGTCAAGGAAGACAGCTCGGAAGGTTTTAGATAGCGGATTTTACTGGCCCTCATTGAACAAGGACGCTTATGAGTTCTGCCAGAATTGTGGCCGCTGCcaacagactgggggaatctccaCTCGTGATGAAATGCCCCAGGTCCCAGTAATCATTTGTGAAGTGTTCGATGTTTaagggatggacttcatgggtccattcccGTCTTCCTATGGAAATTCTTACATACTGGGGGAAGTAGATTATGTATCGAAGTGGATAGAGGCTAAGGCGACTGTTAcatgtgaagcaaaggaggttaCGAAGTTCCTAAAGACCAATATTTTCAGTTGATATGGAGTGCCTAGGGCAATCATTTCAGATAAGGGAACGCATTTCTGTAACCGAGCCATGGAGGCCCTTATGAAAAAATACAGAGTGCACCACCGTCTTTCTACTCCGTATCACCCACAAAGCAATGGGCAGGTAGAAGTCTCCAACCGGGTTATTAAAAGTATTCTGGAGAAAACAGTTAacccgtcaaggaaggactggagcaaACGGTTGGAGATGCGCTCTGGGCCAACCGGACTGCGTTCAAAACACCCATTGGGATGTCGCCCTACAGGCTCGTGTTTGGTAAGATGTGCCACCTCCCTGTTGGCGTGGAGCAtagagcatattgggcggtcaaggagatgaaCATGAACCCCCaggcctgtgaggaggaaagaaAGCTGCAGTTGCAAGAACTAGAGGAACTCAGGCTTGAGTCATATGATGGTGtgatgtggtacaaggagaaaaccaagttgtggcatgacaaaaacctccAGGTCAAGGAGTTGCAGGTCGGTCAGAAGGTTCTCCTTTTCCAGTCTAGGCTCAAACTGATGTCTGGAAAACTGAAGTCTAAATGGATAGGACCCTACACGATCTTTGGGCTTCGAGCGAATGGAGCTGTCGAGATTCAAGGAGGTGTCTCTAACTCTATCcttttccttgttaatggtcatagaGTAAAACTATTTAGGGAGAGTTCGGAGCTGTGTATAGTGTAAGAGATTCCACTGCGTACGCTCTCCACTATTACCTAAGTGGTAAGGCTGTTTAAGTATTCTTCAGGAATTCCTAGGCCAGGTAGATAGGAGTGGAATTTTAAATCAGTGGACTGAACCAGTGGGATCCCAAGAATGCTTAAGCACTAATTTGTAAATAATGTGAATATGCATTTTTGATCTTTGATTAAGAAattccaaacaaagaaaaaaatgaattttctaaaaatatttttgaaacatcGAGCATACACTTGGCAAGCAGTTTTGAAAGTTAAAATATTTTGGATTCATATCCCCTTGACCAGGTTGTTCAGATGTCTCACCTTTTAGTTAAATTTTCTAAGTGTGGGTATGAAAGAGTTAAAcgatttttcaaat
It contains:
- the LOC121774737 gene encoding uncharacterized protein LOC121774737, whose product is MSPYRLVFGKMCHLPVGVEHRAYWAVKEMNMNPQACEEERKLQLQELEELRLESYDGVMWYKEKTKLWHDKNLQVKELQVGQKVLLFQSRLKLMSGKLKSKWIGPYTIFGLRANGAVEIQGGVSNSILFLVNGHRVKLFRESSELCIV